A genomic stretch from Garciella nitratireducens DSM 15102 includes:
- a CDS encoding transposase: protein MPKDNKKNRPYTKEFKESVLKRLEPPTNDTITSLSKELRVPRTTIYQWTKKNNKDSMNHKPTSKWTSEDKFQVVLESTTLSEEELAEY from the coding sequence GAATAGGCCCTATACAAAAGAATTTAAAGAATCGGTACTTAAAAGACTAGAGCCCCCAACAAATGATACTATTACAAGTCTTTCAAAAGAACTTAGAGTACCTAGAACTACGATATATCAATGGACTAAAAAGAATAATAAAGATTCAATGAATCATAAACCTACTAGTAAATGGACTTCTGAAGATAAATTTCAGGTAGTACTTGAAAGTACAACTCTTAGCGAAGAAGAATTAGCTGAGTAC